A stretch of the Notamacropus eugenii isolate mMacEug1 chromosome 2, mMacEug1.pri_v2, whole genome shotgun sequence genome encodes the following:
- the GPR55 gene encoding G-protein coupled receptor 55, giving the protein MRNYSENCSFKKVDSLMKTVQMGVHIPTFFLGLCLNLLAIYNFTSFLRKWQEYRATSIYMINLAVFDLLLVLSLPFKTVLSQGPTHASSFCTMVECLYFVSMYGSVFIITFISLDRYVSIKHPFWVKNIRSPRNISLVCCSIWALVWIGTIPVYKFHGEASNSTCFHNMSDGAWHVRAIIPLEVFGFLLPMAIVCFCSFSSIHTLLGKQDQGSTLTRKRAHIIHSIGASLAVFVVSFVPVHLCIFLQFLVRNNFIQDCSTKQGISFALQLALCLSNVNCCLDVFCYYFVSKEFMTQHWPLRVQLSWRVILLQQDSMPIST; this is encoded by the coding sequence ATGAGGAACTACAGTGAAAATTGTTCCTTCAAAAAAGTCGATAGCCTGATGAAGACAGTGCAGATGGGTGTCCACATCCCCACTTTTTTCCTGGGTCTATGTCTCAACCTGCTGGCCATCTACAATTTTACCTCCTTCTTGAGAAAGTGGCAGGAGTATAGGGCCACTTCCATCTATATGATCAACCTGGCAGTCTTCGACTTGCTGCTTgtgctctctcttcctttcaaGACGGTGCTCTCCCAAGGCCCTACCCATGCATCCTCCTTCTGTACCATGGTTGAGTGCCTCTACTTTGTCAGCATGTATGGGAGTGTATTCATTATCACTTTCATCAGCCTTGACCGTTATGTGTCCATCAAGCACCCCTTCTGGGTCAAAAACATTCGGTCCCCAAGGAACATTTCTCTAGTCTGCTGTTCCATCTGGGCACTGGTGTGGATAGGCACCATCCCTGTCTACAAATTTCATGGAGAAGCCAGCAACTCCACATGCTTCCACAATATGTCTGATGGTGCCTGGCATGTCAGAGCCATCATCCCCCTGGAGGTCTTTGGATTCCTCCTTCCCATGGCCATAGTCTGCTTCTGCTCATTCAGCAGCATCCACACCCTGCTGGGCAAGCAGGACCAGGGAAGTACTTTGACTAGGAAGAGGGCTCACATTATCCACTCCATTGGTGCCAGTCTGGCTGTCTTTGTTGTCTCCTTTGTGCCTGTCCACCTGTGCATCTTCCTGCAGTTCCTGGTAAGGAACAACTTCATCCAAGACTGCAGCACCAAGCAGGGCATCAGCTTCGCTCTGCAGCTGGCCCTCTGCCTCTCCAATGTCAACTGTTGCCTGGATGTCTTTTGCTACTACTTTGTCAGCAAGGAATTTATGACTCAGCACTGGCCTTTGAGAGTTCAGCTTTCTTGGAGAGTTATACTCTTACAACAGGACAGCATGCCCATAAGCACGtag